TTTCGTGTCGAGGTTCAGAATCGAGTCTATCGGAAGGAGATCGAGCTGTTGGATGCAGAGATTGGACGGTTAGAGCGGTTACTAGAGGAGCGATCGCTACAAAGCAGTCCCCGTTCTTCGGATCCCAATCTGACGCCCAGCGTCACGAACGAATGCCGCAGTCGCAGTGGcataccgccaccgccacggacGGCCGGTTCGAGTGGAttgccgatgctgctactcTCCGTGTTACCACCGATCATCCCGCGAGCCAGCTGGCCATCGGTAGATCCGATGCTTTCGCCCATGAAGCGAAACATTGCCTTCAGCTCGCAACCGAAGATTGATCCACCGATGGTGACGACACCGAATGGGGAGCTCACGTCACGCTCGTGTCGAGGTGATTGCAGTGGCAATAACGAAGAAGAGGTTCCAGCGCAAACCGTTGGTACGACCCCACCGTCAGAGGCCACTGTGCTCGGACGCATCAGGCACATCTTTACGCCGCGCGTTCACCGGGCACCGTGCTCAGTGGCCAACACAACAACCGTACGAAAGTCCACGTTGGCCATATTCAAGGAGCTCGACACGGAGGACGATTCGACGCCGTTCACTTGTGTTCCACAATCCACCATCTACACCATCGGCGTCGATAGCGGCAGCGAACCACGCGTTAACTTTATACTTCCACCGGCGCatgccaacggtggtggtggtggtggtggtacgcggCGCAGATCATCGATCGTACAGCAACCGGGACCGGTAAGGGAGCGTATCCGTGGATCACCACGGTTTCCGCATCGCATCTGCCCGCAGGCCATCAGTTTGACCGAGCTGGGTATCGAGCGGCCCCGGTTTAGCTTCCTGACGGTTAAAAGCTGTGAGCAGATACACGGCAAGGCAGCGATGGGAGGATGCGATGGTGCGAACCAGACGGCCAAGTGGAAATCGATGGATTCCTTCTCGAGGAGCATCATTGGATGTGAGCAGTAAGACCCCGGGGTTGAAAAGGTACTCTCCATGAAAGCAATAGTATCGCGTAGCTTTTCCGTTTGTCCACCATGACCACCAACTAACCAGGCACCCTGCAGTTCGGATAGTAGatggcaacacacacatacacacacacaccttagtCGAGTCAATAAATGTTTGTCTTTTAGCTGTCGAGCTCTTATTTAACGAACAAAATGGATAAAAGAATCTCGAGAACCCTTGACTTGCCAATGGTTTAGTTAAATGTTAAAACAAAACTTAACAATCGAACGTAGACAAGGTCGTCACACAGCGCGCTTGGTCATATCTATATTGGCTTAGAGAGGTGTTTTGAGCGAATGCGATCCAGCACGGTGCACCAAGGCCGGTTGAGGGCACAGCGACCGAGCGGATATATGGTGGTGTttgtacatcatcatcatcatcatcattgtcgtcctcgtcgtcatcgccgtgcCGTGTTAATCGTTGGTACTGAGCCGATTGAAGCTGTCCGTCAGCTCCTCATCGTTGTcatgctgttgcagctgttgctgcagttgctgaagctcctgctggtgctgtagtTGCTGAAgttgttgcagctgttgctgttgctgctgctgctgctgctgctgctgctgctgctgttgctgcagcgagGTTGACTGTCCTTGGGATACCGGCAGGCTACTGTTCGGGATCAGTATCGCGCGTATCTCGCTCGAGTTGATTTCGGGTAATCTCTCAAAGTCCAACTCCGATAGTCGGTTAAAATTGAGCTCGGAGTTCATGGAGGGAATCGCACTGTTGGACTGGTTGTTGATGTGGTTCAGGTTGCCGCTGATACCCGGCATGATGAGGCTCGCCGGTAGCATTCCCATCGATGCCTCGCTATTGATCATGTCGAAGTTGCCGACATGCAACCCTTCCAGACCATTCGGTTGTTCCCAGCCCTGCATTAGACTCGGTTCAAATAGGGCCGGCGAGCCAGACATCGCCCCGCCTtgggtggtgttgttgttttggggttgctgttgctgctggtgccgcgaGCTGACCGATGCCATGTTGCCCTGGTAAAACTGTGGATTGACCGGGGCTTGCAGTGACGTGTATACGAGGGGTGGTGTCGGCGTTATGCTACCGGGATCATGCGGAGATATGGAACCACCCTGCATTACCGGTGATGGCGTCAGGTGCGATGGTGAACGATCGGGCGCTGGTGATGTATGTGTCAGCTGATGCATCCCTTGTAACGTATTGTACATCGGTTGTGGAGAATCTGCAAGGTGGTAAGATGTGATACAGAATGTTAGTGACGTTCCGATATAGTAACGCCTATTAACTCGCATAACAAATCTATGCACGTTTTTATGTAAACGGATTTGATTACAGCAACTACTAGGTGGAAGGATTTGTGGCCTATTGGACTGCTGAAGTACGATGCTGAACAGAAATGGGATTGCTTGTTTCATGCAGAAGAGAACATATAGAAGCACCTCGGATCGTAGCAAACATGTTGGGCAGATTTCAAATAAAGTTGGATTTTATCGTAGTAGACtaaggaaaacaaattagTGCACTACAGCATCGAGCCTAAAGATCCTTCGAAATAGATAAAGATCCTTCAAATGTCTACACTCCaagtaaatatttttcatCTTGTTCGAATGATTCGATTACGATGTACGATCATTACGTGTATTCCAATTTAGTACGATGGACAGTTATGCGAGTATGTATGGCCGCATTATCACAGGATAGCATACCTCCTGGCTCAGGTTTGATTTCCTGTTTTGGCATCTGTGTTTGAAACAATGTGTTCGGGTTGTTGCCGTAGAACATTCCATCTGCAAAGTAAAGGAGTAGAGCTTTAGTGACCATTTACATACTGTAACAGACAAAACCACGAACAACAATTAAGTACATTAATAGACTTAAATTAAAACCATGCAAATTACGCTCATGAAATGGTTAGTAAGCAAAACATACACCGAGTAGCATCATGCGGAGGATGAGCTGTGAGCAACGAGAGCATATTTTACAAAAGACGAGTTAAAGtaacgaagcgaaacggatAATAATGCTAAATGATATGAAATCAAACGAGAAATCAAACTAGttaaaccgaaaaacaaactaGATAACTCAAAACACTCCTGGCGCTAGTTCATGCTGCtaaggaaacgaacgaaaacataaCACCAAACACAATCGGAACTCTACTACGAACCCGTAAAACACTTACACTACCATCTTCTGCTGGCGTCTACGTCTCTTAGTGGTCTCTAACTTCTTCCTGGCTGTGTGCTGAACTATTGAATGCTGTCTAAAGGTTCTTTTGGGTAAGGGGGAGCGATATACGTTTTCAATACCAAACGAACCACGCATATAGACAAACAAACGTTCACTGCCTTTATTCATCTTTTTGAAAGACTAACAGATTGACTTCGCAAACAGTCTCCTCTCGTGGACGCGCCACTCGATTACACCGGTAATATAGGGTAACAAAACACTCAACCTCATCTAATCGCTCTGCGATTCCTGTAGTACACCCTCTCTGCTCTGTCGAAACATGTTTCGCTGTTTCCGGTCATCATCTTATCATCTACTGtactcgagctgctcgagctgccGTTTTCCTTCTCGCAGTGTTTTTCGCGTGAAAAATTCTTGATTGCCGCCATGTGCCGACATCTCATCGGCCAACTTAGATGATGCggaggttttctttttggcgTTTAATTTTCTTGAGTTAACACTAATCTACTATTGCCTGATTGAGTTACGGCGACGACGCCACGACAAGTCGATAGCCCAGGTAATTTTCTGCGTTTCCGCTCCTCCGCCTATTACTAATTCAATCTAACACGTTTCAACAAAACATCCGTTGTTATCCTGCCTTCTTGCTTTGAGTCCTTTTCTGGAAGGAAAATCCTTATCGTGGACTCGAACCGCAACTAGCCGGGTGAGGTGCTTACAAACTTCACAAATAGATGGAGCCCAAAATACGCAAATCCAAATTCAAACCTGCTCCTGGCCTTAACGGGCACCACATGTTGTTACATGTTAATGCGTGTAAAAGTtttgttcgttccgttcgattcgCCCCTCGTCTGACGCTAAAACTCCCAAAACTGCACCACTAAGTACACCACAATTAATTCCAATACGAGAATAACCACAATAAccttcactaccaccaccaacaaccatcaccagcttTGGTATAATAACTAATGACCAAGAGAGCGTACACCaacttggggggggggggggggggtgtgatGTGTTAACAATTTTGAACCAACAAGAGCCGTACCCTGCCTCAACACGCCTGAGCATAATTCGGACAGGGCAGATGGTTCAGTTTCCAGATTTCCAAAGCCAAATTCCAAATGACAAACGGTGTTCCaatgtttccaattttctAATGCTTTTTGGCCAATCGCCTCTAAAAGCTGGTAGCTACACATTAAACAGGGGACGGAAGAGGGGCGCGGCCATTTTACGGTTTGACCTTAAAACACGAGGTACACAGGACGCAACACGTGGAAATACGGGGACATGtagaatggtggaaaatggaagctaCCTAATGAAGGGATGAACAGTgaaaggtgtgtgcgtgtgtgtgcgtgtgtgtggttgtgaaaAGAGATCTCGATAGGTGGATGGCCACCATCGACGGCGTCGCCGTGATCGCCATCAGAAGAATGTAGTAAAcgcgcaaatgcaaatgtcgTGTGATATGGTATGGTATAAGATAAAGTgtgcacaaaaaaaggaaagaaggaccGAATGGATACCACAAAACACCAGCGAAAGAGCGAAAACCCAGGAGAAAAGGGGGCACCGCAGTGACGCGGGGTCCGCACAGGATGAGgaaaaataaatcgaaatcgagGGAAGGAACTTACGGGTCGCCATGCCGCTcggtccagcaacagcaccatcatcgataTCATTATTCTTGAACGGCCGTACCATACCGGTAGCGGTACCGTGTGTGGTTTGCAGTTTCCCGCCCGTAAAGCCCGCCGCCGAACCGCCGACCTTCGGTCGCTTTCTTCGATGATCGAGCATGGACCCTAATCCACGGGGAATGGGATAAGGCGGGttgaacgaaaccaaaaaaaaatgcagaaaaagaaaagaaaaaacaatgctGGATCATTCACTGGGGCAACTTGACGGATGGTTAGGACGATATGCTTGTGATAAAGTCGTTGCTTTGCAGCAAGTGAGGACAGAGCAGTGGATCGAAGATCAAATCTAACACCTCGTCTCAAACATCGCTATTGGTGGCAAGGATAGTGGTTTGGTAGAgggctggttgctgctgctgctgctgttgctgttgctgttgctgttgctgttgctgctgatggagcagGTGGAGCGTGGTGTTGGCCATTGGGCCAGGTTCAACCGGTGCGTAATAGCAGGAGGTTTCATCGAACTCGCTGAGCGCTGCGTTCGGTGCGATCGAGGTGTAGAGGGCAAAGTGTTCGGCCTCGGTTAGATCCACGCTCGGATCCAGCTGTACACCGTAGTTTCCCTCGACCAGATTCTTTATGCTGCGCGCATCGGCGATCGCCACCAGCTCCAGGTTACCGTCCTGGATCGGTACATCCAGCTGCAGCGCGCTGACCGTCTTCCGGTCGAGCGGTGGCAGCGAAGCCGTACTGGCGCGCTCGTACGAATCATTGCCCGGCAGCGATAGGTGCGTtccgctgccaccgttgcGCGATTGCATACCCGTTCCCGGACCATCACCCTTCAGCGGGATGTAGATATAGTCCGGTCCGGCCTCCGAGGCCGGACGCCGTGAACTGACGCTACTAACACTGCGCGCGACCGGTTTGCCGGTCTTTCGCTTCTCGGCTGTCCCCTCCCGGAACGAACCGCGTCCGGTGGAGTCGcgcagtagctgctgcttcttgccaGCGGCACTGACCGGACCTGGGCCACCACTCGCCGCACCACTCGCCGAATCGACGTCCGCCTTGCGGTTGAGCGTGTTCGTGCTGGCCGTCAGATCGGATTTGCTCTTCTTGCGCGAGAACAGCTTGGAGAAGAAGCCCGGCTTTTTGCTGCCGTTCTTGGGCAACGTGCTAAAGTCACcggcaccgccagcaccagaagcGGACGCCACCGGAGTCGATGCCTTCGATGGGGAGGCCGGTGGTGTCGGGGGCAGCTTCTTTGTCGGTGGACTGTCGGGCGTTTTCATGATAATGATCTGATCGGACTGCGGTCTCGGGGCCAGACTGCGCATCGAACCCTTGCGGATGATCGTGTTCAGCAGCACCTCATCGTTCGCCTGCTCCAGGCCCGTGTTCTCCTTGTTCTGGACGCTCGGTTTGGCACGCTTCggcggcaacggtggcagctTTTCGTTCTCCTGCGATTCCCGCTTCAGCGAGGTAACGTCGATCGTGGGTACGTGCAGCGGTTCGACGGCATCATACACGCCGGCCTCGAGCGGTCTCGTGTGTTCCGGGcgcggtggcaccggtggacCGAGCGTGATCGAGAGTGGATTCTTGAAGGCACGCTGCAGGCTCGTGTAGGTTGCCGCATCATCAAACACCTCGTCGATATCCATGCGCTCACCGGCACCCGGTGACCCGAACGGTACCGGGACCGTTTGCTCCAGCGATTTTAGTTCCGTTTCCAAAATCATATTCTCCCGTCGCAGCTGGTGATCGGTGTAGATCTCGTCGAGCTCGGCCACCTGCTCGAGCAGTTCGTTCAACGTTTGATCCTCATCCGTaacgccaccggcagcagcaacaccatcaccattaacaggagcagcaacagcaacagcagtagtagcagtggtagTAGAAGACTGATTCAAACCCCCGTCTGGCAGATCGAACGAGTTCGTCTGGTAaaagttattgttgttatCGCTGACGATCATCATGTGATCATCGcccggattgttgttgttgttgatgctgcgaGGGCCATCATTCGATGGTGGCGGAACCGAGAACTCGTTTCGTTGgatccattcgttcgttttttgaTCGCTAGAAACCGTCTCCGCCGCGAACGGTTTATCCTCCACGATCGGAGTATCGAGCACGATCACCACCTCCTCGTTCAGTGGTTTGGGCGTTTGCAGcgcttgttcttgttgttgttgttgttgcttttgctgctccagAACGGAGCGGTTCGATCCCTCGAGAAGGATGCGCTTGTACAGCAGATCCTCGGGGGAATCGCTAGCGTTCTTCAAGAGCTCACGCTGAATGGTTGAAAACCGGCGCCTACCTGAATCCAGCGGCGTAAACATGAACTCCAATGACTCCGAGCACGCGTTGTCCGATGGTCTTTCCAGCCGCACGAATACCTATACCATGTAGATGAGCAAACAGACAGTTAACGTGCATTCTACAATGAGGCGTTCTGTTTCGCGGTCGAACTCACCGTCACGGGTTCGGTGAGGTCCAGCGTCCGGTACTGTGGCGTCCGGAAGCTGATGGCCACCTGCTTGTGCACGTCGGTGTGCGTAAATTCACCATTACCCTCCCAGATGAGCATATTATTCTGCGTCTCGTAGAACCGCACCCGAATGTCCTCCTTCACGACCTTCTCGCAcagcatgatgatgtttttaCCACCGGATACCGGTGCGCTACAGTCGCTCAACCGGCAGATGGTGAGATCCGACATTGCCTTCTTGTCGTAGATCACGTCCGAAACGACCGGTGTGAGTGGCTCGGTGAAGCGCCCCGTTGTCTTACCCTCGAGAAACACCTGGAAGCACAACCGGACGGCATtcagatcgatcgagctcGCTTCAGTGGCGTGATTGAACCCCGCTGCAAGTAGAAGAAATCATTTTTGCGTTGGTTATTGATGTACGCTAAGCTATTGATCGGTCAGTCGAACTGAAGAGACATACTTCGGAATGGATCAACACGGATTTCCAGTCGCTGTTTAAGCGCCTCGGCgacttccttcttcttcacacaCTGGATGCCGAGATTGTTGAAGGAGTAGCtcatggtggtgctgttcaTCTCGACCGTGCAGACGCCCTTCTTGCAGTCCTTGCCGACCAGATTGTGCGGATGGGGCTTATGGTTGGGACCGTCGATGGTCACGCAagacacgaccaccaccgcccggccCCGGTAACCCTGCACCCGTATCGTCGGGAAGGTTTTGTTGTCCGCGGTCGTATTgacgcccgggatcgaaccggccGATCGTCCCTCGCACAGGTAACGAAACCGGATCGCCTTCGGGTGCGGCTGCTCGGT
The sequence above is a segment of the Anopheles darlingi chromosome 2, idAnoDarlMG_H_01, whole genome shotgun sequence genome. Coding sequences within it:
- the LOC125950491 gene encoding embryonic polarity protein dorsal isoform X1 codes for the protein MSSFPVRRPKSPLPLGGICPLSDGQDGDVVTPSPRYNSSASSSSSTSSSDYEYLNLFHKLDHLNRSPLAGLYNVVVHNQPDIVVTGPCEPAASVIVTAANIATITTTAITSTTSTTSSATTTTTTASVEQVSSLPTIVTTTLPDLPPSPSSSTIPPPPPPPSLLPTTPTPIQNQSPACPTPKVGVIGNDIKEAMPPLPKPFVEITEQPHPKAIRFRYLCEGRSAGSIPGVNTTADNKTFPTIRVQGYRGRAVVVVSCVTIDGPNHKPHPHNLVGKDCKKGVCTVEMNSTTMSYSFNNLGIQCVKKKEVAEALKQRLEIRVDPFRTGFNHATEASSIDLNAVRLCFQVFLEGKTTGRFTEPLTPVVSDVIYDKKAMSDLTICRLSDCSAPVSGGKNIIMLCEKVVKEDIRVRFYETQNNMLIWEGNGEFTHTDVHKQVAISFRTPQYRTLDLTEPVTVFVRLERPSDNACSESLEFMFTPLDSGRRRFSTIQRELLKNASDSPEDLLYKRILLEGSNRSVLEQQKQQQQQQEQALQTPKPLNEEVVIVLDTPIVEDKPFAAETVSSDQKTNEWIQRNEFSVPPPSNDGPRSINNNNNPGDDHMMIVSDNNNNFYQTNSFDLPDGGLNQSSTTTATTAVAVAAPVNGDGVAAAGGVTDEDQTLNELLEQVAELDEIYTDHQLRRENMILETELKSLEQTVPVPFGSPGAGERMDIDEVFDDAATYTSLQRAFKNPLSITLGPPVPPRPEHTRPLEAGVYDAVEPLHVPTIDVTSLKRESQENEKLPPLPPKRAKPSVQNKENTGLEQANDEVLLNTIIRKGSMRSLAPRPQSDQIIIMKTPDSPPTKKLPPTPPASPSKASTPVASASGAGGAGDFSTLPKNGSKKPGFFSKLFSRKKSKSDLTASTNTLNRKADVDSASGAASGGPGPVSAAGKKQQLLRDSTGRGSFREGTAEKRKTGKPVARSVSSVSSRRPASEAGPDYIYIPLKGDGPGTGMQSRNGGSGTHLSLPGNDSYERASTASLPPLDRKTVSALQLDVPIQDGNLELVAIADARSIKNLVEGNYGVQLDPSVDLTEAEHFALYTSIAPNAALSEFDETSCYYAPVEPGPMANTTLHLLHQQQQQQQQQQQQQQQQQPALYQTTILATNSDV
- the LOC125950491 gene encoding embryonic polarity protein dorsal isoform X2 gives rise to the protein MDVIVNGVADANGSQQPVEEIFAVSDLLDDIIGVIGNDIKEAMPPLPKPFVEITEQPHPKAIRFRYLCEGRSAGSIPGVNTTADNKTFPTIRVQGYRGRAVVVVSCVTIDGPNHKPHPHNLVGKDCKKGVCTVEMNSTTMSYSFNNLGIQCVKKKEVAEALKQRLEIRVDPFRTGFNHATEASSIDLNAVRLCFQVFLEGKTTGRFTEPLTPVVSDVIYDKKAMSDLTICRLSDCSAPVSGGKNIIMLCEKVVKEDIRVRFYETQNNMLIWEGNGEFTHTDVHKQVAISFRTPQYRTLDLTEPVTVFVRLERPSDNACSESLEFMFTPLDSGRRRFSTIQRELLKNASDSPEDLLYKRILLEGSNRSVLEQQKQQQQQQEQALQTPKPLNEEVVIVLDTPIVEDKPFAAETVSSDQKTNEWIQRNEFSVPPPSNDGPRSINNNNNPGDDHMMIVSDNNNNFYQTNSFDLPDGGLNQSSTTTATTAVAVAAPVNGDGVAAAGGVTDEDQTLNELLEQVAELDEIYTDHQLRRENMILETELKSLEQTVPVPFGSPGAGERMDIDEVFDDAATYTSLQRAFKNPLSITLGPPVPPRPEHTRPLEAGVYDAVEPLHVPTIDVTSLKRESQENEKLPPLPPKRAKPSVQNKENTGLEQANDEVLLNTIIRKGSMRSLAPRPQSDQIIIMKTPDSPPTKKLPPTPPASPSKASTPVASASGAGGAGDFSTLPKNGSKKPGFFSKLFSRKKSKSDLTASTNTLNRKADVDSASGAASGGPGPVSAAGKKQQLLRDSTGRGSFREGTAEKRKTGKPVARSVSSVSSRRPASEAGPDYIYIPLKGDGPGTGMQSRNGGSGTHLSLPGNDSYERASTASLPPLDRKTVSALQLDVPIQDGNLELVAIADARSIKNLVEGNYGVQLDPSVDLTEAEHFALYTSIAPNAALSEFDETSCYYAPVEPGPMANTTLHLLHQQQQQQQQQQQQQQQQQPALYQTTILATNSDV
- the LOC125950491 gene encoding embryonic polarity protein dorsal isoform X3 encodes the protein MPPLPKPFVEITEQPHPKAIRFRYLCEGRSAGSIPGVNTTADNKTFPTIRVQGYRGRAVVVVSCVTIDGPNHKPHPHNLVGKDCKKGVCTVEMNSTTMSYSFNNLGIQCVKKKEVAEALKQRLEIRVDPFRTGFNHATEASSIDLNAVRLCFQVFLEGKTTGRFTEPLTPVVSDVIYDKKAMSDLTICRLSDCSAPVSGGKNIIMLCEKVVKEDIRVRFYETQNNMLIWEGNGEFTHTDVHKQVAISFRTPQYRTLDLTEPVTVFVRLERPSDNACSESLEFMFTPLDSGRRRFSTIQRELLKNASDSPEDLLYKRILLEGSNRSVLEQQKQQQQQQEQALQTPKPLNEEVVIVLDTPIVEDKPFAAETVSSDQKTNEWIQRNEFSVPPPSNDGPRSINNNNNPGDDHMMIVSDNNNNFYQTNSFDLPDGGLNQSSTTTATTAVAVAAPVNGDGVAAAGGVTDEDQTLNELLEQVAELDEIYTDHQLRRENMILETELKSLEQTVPVPFGSPGAGERMDIDEVFDDAATYTSLQRAFKNPLSITLGPPVPPRPEHTRPLEAGVYDAVEPLHVPTIDVTSLKRESQENEKLPPLPPKRAKPSVQNKENTGLEQANDEVLLNTIIRKGSMRSLAPRPQSDQIIIMKTPDSPPTKKLPPTPPASPSKASTPVASASGAGGAGDFSTLPKNGSKKPGFFSKLFSRKKSKSDLTASTNTLNRKADVDSASGAASGGPGPVSAAGKKQQLLRDSTGRGSFREGTAEKRKTGKPVARSVSSVSSRRPASEAGPDYIYIPLKGDGPGTGMQSRNGGSGTHLSLPGNDSYERASTASLPPLDRKTVSALQLDVPIQDGNLELVAIADARSIKNLVEGNYGVQLDPSVDLTEAEHFALYTSIAPNAALSEFDETSCYYAPVEPGPMANTTLHLLHQQQQQQQQQQQQQQQQQPALYQTTILATNSDV
- the LOC125950531 gene encoding probable serine/threonine-protein kinase yakA, with protein sequence MLDHRRKRPKVGGSAAGFTGGKLQTTHGTATGMVRPFKNNDIDDGAVAGPSGMATHGMFYGNNPNTLFQTQMPKQEIKPEPGDSPQPMYNTLQGMHQLTHTSPAPDRSPSHLTPSPVMQGGSISPHDPGSITPTPPLVYTSLQAPVNPQFYQGNMASVSSRHQQQQQPQNNNTTQGGAMSGSPALFEPSLMQGWEQPNGLEGLHVGNFDMINSEASMGMLPASLIMPGISGNLNHINNQSNSAIPSMNSELNFNRLSELDFERLPEINSSEIRAILIPNSSLPVSQGQSTSLQQQQQQQQQQQQQQQQQLQQLQQLQHQQELQQLQQQLQQHDNDEELTDSFNRLSTND